In a single window of the Arachis hypogaea cultivar Tifrunner chromosome 6, arahy.Tifrunner.gnm2.J5K5, whole genome shotgun sequence genome:
- the LOC112695847 gene encoding E3 ubiquitin-protein ligase MIEL1 isoform X1, whose amino-acid sequence MAEFSSASTLPTPPESQTRLHFGKLQHGCEHYKRRCKIRAPCCNQIFSCRHCHNDAMGSLSDPKERHELVRRDVKQVICSICDTEQEAAKVCANCGVNMGEYYCEICKFYDDNTEKGQFHCDECGICRVGGRDNFFHCPTCGSCYSVNLQGNHPCVENSMKSFCPVCYEYLFDSIKGTTIMTCGHTMHMDCFYEMAEQNQYRCPICSKTVFDMSRSWEHLDQEIIDDQILGFFANFRGIFIFVLIEAVPMPEEYNFEVSILCNDCNNSGRVSFHLFGHKCRNCGSYNTRRISAPES is encoded by the exons ATGGCAGAGTTCTCTTCCGCATCAACTCTTCCAACTCCACCTGAATCTCAAACTAGACTACACTTTGGGAAATTGCAGCACgg GTGCGAACACTACAAGAGACGTTGCAAAATTCGAGCTCCATGCTGCAACCAGATCTTCTCTTGCCGTCACTGCCACAACGACGCCATG GGTTCACTTAGCGATCCCAAGGAGCGCCATGAACTTGTCAGGCGCGATGTTAAGCAA gttaTATGTTCTATCTGTGATACTGAGCAAGAG GCTGCTAAGGTCTGTGCTAACTGTGGCGTCAACATGGGAGAATATTATTGTGAAATTTGCAAATTTTATGATGAtaat ACAGAGAAAGGACAGTTCCATTGCGACGAATGCGGGATTTGTAG GGTTGGTGGTCGTGATAATTTCTTCCACTGTCCGACATGTG GCTCTTGCTATTCAGTGAACTTGCAAGGCAACCACCCGTGTGTGGAGAACTCAATGAAGAGTTTCTGTCCTGTCTGTTATGAG TATCTGTTTGATTCAATAAAAGGTACCACAATTATGACTTGTGGACACACAATGCATATGGATTGCTTTTATGAAATGGCAGAGCAAAATCA GTATCGCTGTCCTATATGCTCAAAGACAGTTTTTGATATGTCTCGGAGCTGGGAACATTTAGATCAGGAG ATAATTGATGATCAAATTCTGGGTTTCTTTGCCAATTTCCGTGGCATCTTCATCTTTGTACTG ATTGAAGCTGTTCCCATGCCTGAGGAATATAATTTTGAG GTTTCTATTCTGTGCAATGATTGTAACAATTCAGGCAGGGTTTCCTTTCACCTATTTGGTCACAAATGCAGAAACTGTGGTTCGTATAACACCCGCAGAATTTCAGCACCAGAAAGCTAG
- the LOC112695849 gene encoding zinc finger protein CONSTANS-LIKE 13, with product MTGSHQNSTHSASHTQQDKASTPSPCDYCNSSRSVLYCRADSAKLCFKCDREVHSTNQLFSKHTRTLLCDSCYDSPASILCSTESSVLCHNCDWESHNLSLPTVHERGPLEGFTACPSVSELLTILGFEDVGKKALLYGDGGGGGDGGGGEKNSADDFMGCEIEGFSDFFVWDAPSVVSLDDLISSSAPSHNFQAMEVPPLPKNRKSSCGRHREEILSQLRELAKSEPLDLDTEQQQYLQSGNMSTDLEHDFKTDKFPSYEWHRRSSEPMNQVVPLNTLLNEEVAVEHPTSAVSENNEGKTPISFKSETVSVVPKATPCELTSQERDSALLRYKQKKKTRRYEKHIRYESRKVRAQSRIRVKGRFAKMEH from the exons ATGACTGGTTCTCATCAAAATTCAACACACTCTGCATCACACACACAACAAGATAAAGCTTCAACACCATCACCATGCGATTACTGCAACAGCTCCAGATCAGTTCTGTACTGCAGAGCAGATTCAGCGAAGCTCTGTTTCAAATGTGACCGCGAGGTTCATTCAACAAACCAGCTCTTCTCGAAGCACACACGCACTCTTCTCTGTGACTCTTGCTACGATTCCCCTGCTTCCATACTCTGTTCCACGGAATCCTCTGTTCTCTGCCATAATTGTGACTGGGAAAGTCACAACCTTTCTCTTCCAACCGTACACGAGAGAGGTCCCCTTGAAGGATTCACTGCTTGCCCTTCCGTTTCGGAGCTTTTAACCATTCTGGGGTTTGAAGATGTTGGGAAAAAGGCTCTGCTttatggtgatggtggtggtggtggtgatggaggaGGAGGGGAAAAGAATTCTGCTGACGACTTTATGGGGTGTGAGATTGAAGGCTTTTCAGATTTCTTCGTTTGGGATGCTCCTTCTGTTGTTAGTCTCGATGATTTGATTTCTTCTTCTGCTCCTTCTCATAACTTTCAGGCTATGGAGGTTCCTCCACTCCCCAAG AATCGCAAGTCTTCTTGTGGGAGACATAGAGAAGAGATTCTTAGTCAGCTTCGTGAACTCGCAAAGTCTGAGCCTTTAGACTTAGACACTGAACAACAACAATACTTGCAATCAGGGAACATGTCCACAGATCTTGAACATGATTTCAAGACTGATAAATTCCCTTCTTATGAG TGGCATAGAAGAAGCAGTGAACCTATGAATCAAGTTGTTCCTCTGAATACATTGTTGAATGAAGAAGTTGCAGTTGAACATCCAACTTCTGCAGTTTCGGAGAACAATGAGGGGAAAACACCCATATCTTTCAAATCCGAAACTGTATCAGTTGTTCCAAAAGCTACTCCATGTGAGTTAACAAGTCAAGAAAGAGATTCTGCTTTGTTACGgtacaagcaaaagaagaaaaccaGAAG ATATGAGAAGCACATAAGATATGAATCACGAAAAGTTCGGGCACAAAGCAGGATAAGAGTCAAGGGCCGATTTGCCAAGATGGAACACTGA
- the LOC112805261 gene encoding uncharacterized protein — protein MAKGLQYKVVESDYRRYVGKCSGFGNGCTWLIRLSLRQRKGLWEVKRYNGPHTIKVLLNATAAHFGFRPTYRRVWLAKQKDVALIYGDWDESYNELPRWVLGVQLTMLGTVAVLRTSPVRVGGQLDESQAYFHRLFWTFPPCIEDGNSNILPVAFALVEGENAESWAFFLSDLPANFALTFKGKDARRLLVNAAYAKTDVEFHYWFDILRFEDPAMCEWTNRIEYSLWTQYCDEGRRFGHMTTNISECVNSILKGVRNLPVCSLVKATYGRLAELFVRKGREAEAQQEPDNNLLSTWSSV, from the exons atgGCGAAGGGTCTACAG tacaaggtcgtGGAATCTGACTatcgccggtatgtgggcaagtgttctggGTTCGGGAATGGGTGCACCTGGTTGATTCGCCTGAGTCTCCGACAGCGCAAGGGCCTTTGGGAAGTCAAACGCTACAATGGACCGCATAC catcaaggtgctcctaaatgccacCGCCGCACACTTTGGTTTTAGGCCGACGTATAGGAGGGTCTGGTTGGCCAAGCAGAAGGATGTTGCCCTCATctatggtgactgggatgagtcgtacaacgagctTCCAAGGTGGGTTTTAGGAGTCCAGTTGACGATGCTTGGTACTGTTGCAGTCCTTAGGACGAGTCCTGTTCGTGTTGGTGGACAACTGGACGAGTCTCAAGCTTATTTTCACAGACTATTCTGGACGTTTCCACCGTGTATCGAG gacgggaactccaacatactccctGTGGCATTTGCATTAgtcgagggtgagaatgctgagtcgtgGGCCTTCTTTCTCTCCGACTTGC CGGCAAATTTTGCCCtaaccttcaagggcaaagacgcaaGGAGGCTACTTGTGAATGCAGCGTACGCTAAGACCGATGTCGAGTTtcattactggtttgatattctgaGGTTTGAAGACCCGGCAATGTGTGAATGGACGAACCGGATTGAGTATTCATTGTGGACACAGTATTGTGATGAGGGGCGTAGATTCGgacacatgacgacgaatatctctgagtgtgtgaactcaatcctTAAGGGTGTCAGAAACCTACCTGTGTGCTCGCTAGTGAAGGCAACATACGGAAGGTTGGCCGAATTATTTGTTCGCAAAGGGAGAGAGGCTGAGGCGCAACAGGAACCGGACAACAATTTACTCAGCACTTGGTCAAGTGTatag
- the LOC112695847 gene encoding E3 ubiquitin-protein ligase MIEL1 isoform X2 has protein sequence MAEFSSASTLPTPPESQTRLHFGKLQHGCEHYKRRCKIRAPCCNQIFSCRHCHNDAMGSLSDPKERHELVRRDVKQVICSICDTEQEAAKVCANCGVNMGEYYCEICKFYDDNTEKGQFHCDECGICRVGGRDNFFHCPTCGSCYSVNLQGNHPCVENSMKSFCPVCYEYLFDSIKGTTIMTCGHTMHMDCFYEMAEQNQYRCPICSKTVFDMSRSWEHLDQEIEAVPMPEEYNFEVSILCNDCNNSGRVSFHLFGHKCRNCGSYNTRRISAPES, from the exons ATGGCAGAGTTCTCTTCCGCATCAACTCTTCCAACTCCACCTGAATCTCAAACTAGACTACACTTTGGGAAATTGCAGCACgg GTGCGAACACTACAAGAGACGTTGCAAAATTCGAGCTCCATGCTGCAACCAGATCTTCTCTTGCCGTCACTGCCACAACGACGCCATG GGTTCACTTAGCGATCCCAAGGAGCGCCATGAACTTGTCAGGCGCGATGTTAAGCAA gttaTATGTTCTATCTGTGATACTGAGCAAGAG GCTGCTAAGGTCTGTGCTAACTGTGGCGTCAACATGGGAGAATATTATTGTGAAATTTGCAAATTTTATGATGAtaat ACAGAGAAAGGACAGTTCCATTGCGACGAATGCGGGATTTGTAG GGTTGGTGGTCGTGATAATTTCTTCCACTGTCCGACATGTG GCTCTTGCTATTCAGTGAACTTGCAAGGCAACCACCCGTGTGTGGAGAACTCAATGAAGAGTTTCTGTCCTGTCTGTTATGAG TATCTGTTTGATTCAATAAAAGGTACCACAATTATGACTTGTGGACACACAATGCATATGGATTGCTTTTATGAAATGGCAGAGCAAAATCA GTATCGCTGTCCTATATGCTCAAAGACAGTTTTTGATATGTCTCGGAGCTGGGAACATTTAGATCAGGAG ATTGAAGCTGTTCCCATGCCTGAGGAATATAATTTTGAG GTTTCTATTCTGTGCAATGATTGTAACAATTCAGGCAGGGTTTCCTTTCACCTATTTGGTCACAAATGCAGAAACTGTGGTTCGTATAACACCCGCAGAATTTCAGCACCAGAAAGCTAG